A window of the Desulfobacula toluolica Tol2 genome harbors these coding sequences:
- a CDS encoding prenyltransferase/squalene oxidase repeat-containing protein, producing MALKGSRIKLSDALDINSVVTFILSLQQESGDIPWHKDGKTDPWDLIETIMGLNIGKCFDASHRAFEWLKIIQNTDGSWYSSYVNGKPEDKTCETHMAAYFSVGLFHTWLTDKNTAFVEYYWPTMEKGINYAISLQTKTGEIYWAKSPEGNVDPMSLLAGSSSIFMSLKCALAIAGILGKKRRSWETAFDKLGNSIRKNIHNYNVSKSRFSMYWFYPVLSGALTGEKAENRIEKYWNKYVIEGQGARCVSDQPWVTMAETSELVLALSGMGQMEKAKIVFSWIQNRRYEDKTYWCGYTYPDMVIWPEEKISWTNAVVLLAADAVYALTPASDLFCHRSWDGFAYKGFLN from the coding sequence ATGGCCCTGAAAGGCTCCAGGATCAAACTTTCTGACGCCCTGGATATTAATTCGGTTGTTACGTTTATTTTATCTCTTCAACAAGAATCTGGAGATATTCCATGGCACAAGGACGGCAAAACAGACCCCTGGGATCTCATAGAAACCATCATGGGACTGAACATTGGCAAATGCTTTGACGCGTCACACCGTGCATTTGAATGGCTGAAAATCATTCAAAATACTGATGGATCATGGTATTCCTCTTATGTTAACGGAAAACCCGAAGACAAAACCTGTGAAACACATATGGCCGCCTATTTTTCCGTGGGGCTTTTTCATACATGGTTGACAGATAAAAACACTGCATTTGTTGAATATTACTGGCCCACAATGGAAAAAGGGATCAATTACGCCATCAGCCTGCAGACAAAAACCGGAGAAATTTACTGGGCCAAAAGCCCGGAAGGCAATGTTGATCCCATGTCTCTTCTGGCAGGATCAAGCTCTATTTTCATGAGTTTAAAATGCGCCCTGGCCATTGCCGGAATTCTTGGAAAAAAAAGACGGTCATGGGAAACCGCCTTTGACAAATTAGGCAACTCCATACGAAAAAATATCCACAATTATAATGTCAGCAAATCCAGATTTTCCATGTACTGGTTTTATCCTGTCTTAAGCGGTGCTTTGACAGGAGAAAAAGCAGAAAACAGAATTGAAAAATACTGGAACAAATATGTCATAGAGGGCCAGGGAGCCAGATGTGTATCTGACCAGCCATGGGTAACCATGGCGGAAACATCCGAACTTGTCCTGGCCTTATCCGGCATGGGGCAAATGGAAAAAGCCAAAATTGTCTTTTCCTGGATACAAAACAGGAGATATGAAGACAAGACCTATTGGTGCGGCTATACTTACCCGGACATGGTGATCTGGCCGGAAGAGAAGATTTCCTGGACCAATGCAGTGGTGCTGCTGGCAGCGGATGCAGTATATGCATTGACCCCTGCGTCCGATCTTTTTTGCCACCGGTCATGGGATGGTTTTGCGTATAAGGGTTTTTTAAATTGA
- a CDS encoding 3-hydroxyacyl-CoA dehydrogenase/enoyl-CoA hydratase family protein, which translates to MIRKIRKAAVIGSGIMGGGIAALLAGAGVNVQLLDIVPFDLKEDEKTDPAARNRIVNAGLEASLASSPALFFNKKDAGRIKTGNLEDDIQNISECDWIIEVVVENLGIKRDLFAKIEKLRKPGSIVSSNTSGIPLKDICKGFSKEFKRHFMGTHFFNPVRYMHLLELIPGADTLPEILDFIAAFGEKNLGKGIVWAKDTPNFVGNRIGIQEIGAIMNAMEEDGLTIAEVDAIFGPALGRPKTAIFRLADLVGLDTIVHVCKNSYDLCPDDEQREALLLPGFVEKMVDKNLLGNKTGAGFYKTELTPEWKKIRKILNPSTMEYQDLVRPTFPCIDAAKKKETLKEKIDCVLNGDDKGAKFAWKMATNSFLYAANRVPEIADTIVEIDNAMKWGYNFEMGPFELWDAYGVQAAVERMEKQDLKVPAHIKGMLEKGNTCFYKLERGIQYYYDFVSDAYKPVPAGKNMVSIAAAKGNRKTVMENNSASLVDIGDDVFCIEFHTKMNALNEEIVDLMGDALDYVDKNGAGLVIGNEAGGVPGAFSAGADLAFISRLCHEKKYAEIDVFLKKAQAGVQRIKYAAFPVVAAPYGMVLGGGCEICLGADRIVAHAELYMGLVEIGVGLLPAGGGTMNLWKKYITALPAKTAKDTDLAKFFVPAFMNIAMASVSMSAAQARGNGFLGQADRIVFNRDNLIGEAKKEVLKMVDDGYIPPARQPLIVMGDAGQGMVNAEIFNLLNGKFMSEHDAFLARRIAYVMGGGDVKTGSTVDEDTILKLERDAFADFCKQEKTIARIDHMLKTGKPLRN; encoded by the coding sequence ATGATAAGAAAAATCAGAAAGGCTGCGGTTATCGGGTCCGGGATCATGGGAGGCGGGATTGCGGCCCTTCTTGCAGGTGCCGGAGTAAATGTGCAGTTGTTGGATATAGTTCCTTTTGATCTCAAAGAGGATGAAAAAACTGACCCGGCTGCCCGTAACCGGATTGTAAATGCAGGACTTGAGGCATCACTGGCGTCATCTCCTGCTTTGTTTTTCAATAAAAAAGATGCCGGGCGGATTAAAACCGGAAATCTTGAAGATGACATCCAAAACATTAGTGAATGCGACTGGATCATTGAGGTTGTTGTTGAAAACCTGGGCATTAAAAGAGATCTTTTCGCAAAAATTGAAAAATTGAGAAAACCCGGTTCAATTGTTTCTTCAAATACTTCAGGCATCCCTTTAAAAGATATTTGCAAGGGGTTTTCCAAAGAGTTCAAGCGACATTTTATGGGAACTCATTTTTTTAACCCTGTTCGCTATATGCACCTGCTTGAACTGATACCGGGTGCGGACACCCTTCCTGAAATTCTTGACTTTATTGCCGCGTTTGGCGAAAAAAATCTGGGCAAGGGTATTGTCTGGGCAAAAGATACGCCTAATTTTGTGGGAAACAGGATCGGCATTCAGGAGATCGGGGCCATCATGAACGCCATGGAAGAGGACGGTTTGACCATTGCCGAAGTGGATGCCATATTCGGCCCTGCCCTTGGCCGCCCGAAAACTGCTATTTTCAGGCTGGCTGATCTGGTTGGCTTGGATACGATTGTGCATGTGTGTAAAAATTCTTACGATCTTTGCCCGGACGATGAGCAGAGGGAGGCCTTGCTCCTGCCAGGTTTTGTTGAAAAAATGGTAGATAAAAATCTTCTGGGCAACAAAACCGGGGCGGGATTTTATAAAACCGAACTGACACCGGAGTGGAAAAAAATCAGAAAAATATTGAATCCGTCAACCATGGAATACCAAGACCTGGTAAGACCAACATTTCCCTGTATTGATGCGGCAAAGAAAAAAGAAACCTTAAAAGAAAAAATAGACTGCGTTCTTAACGGGGATGACAAAGGGGCCAAATTTGCCTGGAAAATGGCGACCAATAGTTTTTTGTATGCAGCAAACAGGGTTCCGGAAATTGCCGATACGATTGTTGAAATCGACAATGCCATGAAATGGGGATACAATTTTGAAATGGGTCCGTTTGAACTCTGGGATGCCTATGGAGTTCAAGCTGCGGTTGAACGGATGGAAAAACAGGATCTTAAAGTGCCGGCACATATAAAGGGGATGCTGGAAAAAGGCAATACCTGTTTTTATAAACTAGAAAGAGGCATTCAATATTATTATGATTTTGTATCTGATGCTTATAAACCAGTGCCTGCCGGCAAAAACATGGTTTCCATTGCAGCTGCCAAAGGCAACCGCAAGACAGTAATGGAAAATAATTCTGCCAGTCTTGTTGATATTGGCGATGATGTTTTTTGTATCGAATTTCATACCAAAATGAATGCCCTCAATGAAGAGATCGTTGATTTGATGGGAGATGCCCTTGATTATGTGGATAAAAACGGGGCAGGGCTTGTCATAGGAAATGAAGCCGGGGGAGTGCCGGGTGCTTTTTCGGCTGGGGCTGATCTTGCGTTTATTTCAAGGCTCTGTCATGAAAAAAAATATGCTGAAATTGACGTTTTTCTGAAAAAAGCTCAAGCAGGCGTTCAAAGGATAAAATATGCGGCTTTCCCGGTTGTGGCGGCTCCTTACGGTATGGTGCTGGGCGGCGGTTGCGAAATCTGCCTGGGGGCAGACAGAATCGTAGCCCATGCCGAGCTTTACATGGGGCTTGTGGAGATCGGTGTAGGCCTGCTTCCGGCAGGCGGCGGCACCATGAACCTGTGGAAAAAATATATCACTGCCCTGCCGGCCAAGACTGCCAAGGACACTGACCTTGCTAAATTTTTTGTCCCTGCCTTTATGAACATCGCAATGGCATCCGTTTCAATGTCGGCAGCCCAGGCAAGGGGAAACGGTTTTCTTGGCCAGGCCGACAGAATAGTCTTTAATCGTGACAACCTTATCGGCGAAGCAAAAAAAGAAGTCCTGAAAATGGTGGATGACGGATATATTCCTCCGGCCAGACAACCCCTTATTGTCATGGGAGATGCGGGCCAGGGCATGGTGAATGCGGAAATTTTCAACCTGCTCAACGGCAAATTCATGAGTGAACATGATGCCTTTCTTGCCCGGCGGATAGCCTATGTGATGGGTGGAGGTGATGTGAAGACCGGCAGTACTGTTGATGAAGACACCATCTTGAAACTTGAAAGGGATGCATTTGCTGATTTTTGCAAACAGGAAAAAACCATTGCCCGCATTGATCACATGCTTAAAACCGGCAAGCCACTCAGAAACTAA
- a CDS encoding thiolase family protein gives MRDAYIVQSVRTPGCKQKKGQFSQTRPEELISFIMRSAVERTQNLTPEFIDDVMLGCAFPEAEQGFNLGRIAVQMAGFPDKVSGATINRLCASGLEAIALASIRIQMGWADVTMGAGVESMTFVPMAGNLPRPHPEYSLIHPEMYVSMGITAENVAVRYQISREDQDAFAANSQKKAANARDNGLFTEIVPTPACRYVKQADGTYQKEHFIVEHDDGIRVSTVEDLKKLRPVFCGTGSVTAGNASQMTDGAAATIIASKEKCDELGLTPIAKLISYATIGCKSDEMGVGPRYAIPKVLKQAGLSIGDIDIYEINEAFASQAVYCIRELKLDAYMDRINIHGGAIALGHPLGCTGAKLTATCLANLKQVNGKYGIVSMCIGGGMGAAAIFERL, from the coding sequence ATGAGAGATGCATACATTGTACAATCGGTCAGAACCCCCGGCTGCAAACAAAAAAAAGGCCAGTTCAGCCAGACAAGACCTGAAGAACTTATCTCCTTTATCATGAGGTCTGCTGTTGAAAGAACGCAAAACCTTACCCCTGAATTTATTGATGATGTTATGCTCGGCTGTGCATTTCCTGAAGCGGAACAGGGGTTTAACCTCGGCAGGATTGCGGTTCAGATGGCGGGATTTCCCGACAAAGTATCAGGTGCAACCATTAACCGTTTATGTGCATCAGGCCTTGAAGCCATTGCACTTGCGTCCATCAGAATTCAGATGGGATGGGCTGATGTGACAATGGGTGCGGGTGTTGAGTCCATGACCTTTGTTCCCATGGCGGGAAACCTTCCCCGTCCTCATCCTGAGTATTCTTTGATTCATCCTGAAATGTATGTATCAATGGGCATTACTGCGGAAAATGTCGCGGTTCGTTACCAGATATCCAGGGAAGACCAGGATGCGTTTGCGGCAAATTCTCAGAAAAAGGCTGCAAATGCCAGGGACAATGGCTTGTTTACGGAAATAGTTCCCACCCCGGCCTGTCGCTATGTCAAGCAGGCGGACGGAACATACCAAAAAGAACACTTTATTGTTGAACACGATGATGGTATACGCGTTTCCACGGTTGAGGACTTGAAAAAACTTCGACCGGTTTTTTGTGGCACAGGCAGTGTCACGGCAGGCAATGCCTCACAGATGACGGACGGTGCCGCTGCCACCATTATCGCATCAAAAGAAAAATGTGACGAGCTGGGGCTGACACCCATTGCAAAGCTTATTTCCTATGCGACCATTGGCTGCAAATCCGATGAAATGGGTGTGGGGCCACGCTATGCCATTCCAAAGGTACTCAAACAGGCAGGGCTTTCCATCGGCGACATTGATATTTACGAAATCAATGAAGCCTTTGCGTCCCAGGCCGTTTACTGCATCAGGGAACTTAAGCTTGATGCCTATATGGACAGAATCAATATTCACGGCGGTGCCATTGCATTGGGCCATCCTCTGGGATGTACCGGTGCAAAGTTGACTGCCACCTGCCTTGCCAACCTCAAACAGGTCAATGGGAAATACGGTATTGTTTCCATGTGTATTGGGGGCGGTATGGGGGCTGCGGCCATATTTGAAAGACTATGA
- a CDS encoding DUF262 domain-containing protein: MEKNIKIELTENTFDFLSKTLPENIIGKLKPIEAQVYNSFDVFSSILKGLLGDDFEEYKDTILNYAVQIESDEDTLQQDTYINENGKTSIYPYDLSKADIDIREDPQTVYELVKRKWDRDLIQMPDFQRKYVWKPEQQSLFIESVLLNFPLPPLYINKDTKGKYIVVDGRQRITTLRRFLKNEFKLQGLRAFPELNGKNFEELIAINSEYQTKIEDKKLLVYLIQPTVPMEMVYDIFNRINTGGTQLERQEIRNCIYLGKATDFLKKLAGKEIFKEAIDNGISDNRAKDQEAILRFLAFRIFDYTLEYKNSMNDFVENAMKHINGNYSNDKLLQLENEFDKAMQYTLDFFEKNNFRVPTENTRGRVNIAIFETVAGFFASKSEEFLLHNKAQIKANYSILIKNEAYIDAVRFSTGDKRRVTTRFDIAFDMLNLECENV, from the coding sequence ATGGAAAAAAATATAAAAATAGAACTTACCGAGAATACGTTTGACTTTCTTTCAAAAACATTACCTGAAAACATCATCGGTAAACTCAAACCCATTGAGGCACAAGTTTACAATAGTTTTGATGTGTTTTCTTCAATTTTAAAAGGGTTGTTAGGTGATGACTTTGAGGAGTATAAAGATACTATACTTAATTATGCAGTACAAATTGAAAGCGATGAGGATACACTACAACAAGATACTTATATTAACGAAAACGGTAAAACTTCAATTTACCCTTATGACCTCTCAAAAGCCGATATTGACATTCGCGAAGATCCGCAAACTGTTTATGAATTAGTGAAAAGAAAATGGGATAGAGATTTAATTCAAATGCCGGATTTCCAGAGAAAATACGTTTGGAAACCTGAACAGCAAAGTTTATTCATTGAATCTGTTTTACTTAATTTTCCTTTACCACCACTTTATATAAATAAAGATACAAAAGGAAAATATATTGTTGTTGACGGCAGACAACGAATTACAACTTTAAGACGTTTCTTGAAAAACGAGTTTAAATTGCAAGGTTTACGAGCATTTCCGGAATTGAACGGAAAAAATTTTGAAGAGTTAATTGCTATAAATTCGGAATATCAAACAAAAATAGAAGACAAGAAACTGCTGGTTTATCTTATTCAGCCCACTGTTCCAATGGAAATGGTTTATGATATTTTTAACCGCATTAATACTGGTGGAACCCAGTTGGAGCGACAGGAAATTCGGAATTGTATTTATTTAGGCAAAGCAACTGATTTTTTGAAAAAATTGGCTGGTAAGGAGATTTTTAAAGAAGCCATTGATAACGGTATTTCAGACAACAGAGCCAAAGACCAGGAAGCCATATTGCGCTTTTTGGCTTTCAGAATATTTGACTACACATTAGAATACAAAAACAGCATGAATGATTTTGTTGAAAATGCAATGAAACACATTAACGGCAATTACAGTAATGACAAATTGTTGCAGCTTGAAAACGAGTTTGATAAAGCCATGCAATACACGTTGGACTTTTTTGAAAAGAATAATTTCAGAGTCCCAACAGAAAACACAAGAGGACGGGTTAATATTGCTATCTTTGAAACAGTTGCAGGATTTTTTGCATCAAAAAGCGAAGAGTTTCTATTACATAATAAGGCACAGATAAAAGCCAATTATTCGATTTTGATTAAAAACGAGGCTTATATTGATGCTGTAAGGTTTTCAACTGGTGACAAAAGACGTGTTACGACCCGTTTTGATATTGCTTTTGATATGCTAAACCTTGAATGTGAGAATGTATAA
- a CDS encoding AAA family ATPase codes for MINSTRLKNFKTFKNETVFNVSQLNLLTGINGRGKSSYLQSLLLIRQSLEEHGNLNKVIFNGSCVNLGSFRDVKNRYTGNDTKIEISHSGPKGKIELIMNRSEYDDMVGIPGNTTSEILNDFKNIHYIAADRIGPQEFYLKSTLPEFINVGTKGEFVGNVLLQKKSDLIHDNLICNPNSSHDLELQTGEWLSKILDTENVKVFATNEESSRVITFLFGFGQLKFRPANVGFGYTYILPIIVSGLIAKEGEILIVENPESHLHPKAQSNLVYFLSIVASCGVQVFIESHSEHILNGIRICALNDKIDITHNDISIFYFEDDHDEPYKKLNIKSNGKIDNWVEGFFDQQEIDLAEIFKLSRKK; via the coding sequence ATGATAAATTCCACGCGACTAAAAAATTTCAAAACCTTTAAAAATGAGACTGTTTTTAATGTTTCACAACTTAACCTGTTAACAGGAATTAACGGCAGAGGAAAATCTTCTTATTTGCAAAGCCTGTTATTAATACGCCAATCGCTTGAAGAGCACGGTAATCTTAATAAAGTAATATTTAATGGCTCATGTGTTAATTTAGGATCGTTTCGTGATGTAAAAAATAGATATACAGGTAATGACACAAAAATTGAAATTTCGCATTCGGGTCCCAAAGGAAAAATTGAACTTATAATGAACCGAAGCGAATACGATGATATGGTAGGAATTCCTGGAAATACAACCAGTGAAATACTTAACGATTTTAAAAATATTCACTATATAGCAGCAGACAGAATCGGCCCACAGGAATTTTACCTGAAATCTACCTTACCCGAATTTATCAATGTAGGTACAAAAGGCGAATTTGTAGGCAATGTTTTATTGCAAAAAAAATCGGATTTGATTCATGACAATTTAATTTGTAACCCCAACAGTTCACACGATTTAGAATTGCAAACCGGCGAGTGGCTATCAAAAATACTGGACACGGAAAATGTCAAAGTATTTGCTACCAATGAAGAAAGTAGCCGGGTAATTACATTTTTATTTGGTTTTGGACAATTAAAATTCCGGCCTGCAAATGTTGGATTTGGCTATACGTACATATTGCCTATAATTGTATCTGGCTTGATTGCAAAAGAAGGTGAAATTCTGATAGTTGAGAATCCCGAATCACACCTGCATCCCAAAGCACAATCAAATTTAGTTTATTTTCTGTCGATTGTGGCATCTTGTGGCGTGCAGGTTTTTATTGAATCACATAGTGAACATATTCTAAACGGTATACGTATCTGCGCATTGAATGATAAAATCGATATCACGCACAACGACATATCGATATTTTACTTTGAAGATGATCATGACGAACCGTATAAAAAACTGAATATAAAATCAAATGGAAAAATTGACAATTGGGTTGAGGGCTTTTTCGATCAACAAGAAATTGATTTGGCGGAAATTTTTAAACTTTCAAGAAAAAAATAA
- a CDS encoding type IV toxin-antitoxin system AbiEi family antitoxin domain-containing protein → MKNLIQLPAEFDYNLLLHVLRDYKKPRDKIRGLIKNKDILRVKKGLYVLGKDYKKPYNKYILANQIYGPSYITGQTALAFWNMIPERVELIISMTTKRKKLFETPVGRFSYLYCHKKVFNIGINLEHAGDQKKILIASPEKALSDIIATQTHISSEKEMKEFLELMRLDYGGIKKFDSSLLEEIKARYKRQSMKLLLNCLKEYYV, encoded by the coding sequence ATGAAAAATTTAATTCAACTTCCAGCAGAATTTGATTACAATTTATTGCTTCATGTTTTAAGAGATTATAAAAAGCCAAGAGATAAAATAAGAGGTCTGATCAAGAATAAGGATATCTTAAGGGTCAAAAAAGGCCTCTATGTGTTGGGCAAGGATTATAAGAAGCCTTACAATAAGTATATCCTGGCGAATCAGATCTATGGGCCTTCCTATATCACAGGTCAAACCGCTTTGGCATTCTGGAACATGATACCGGAACGTGTTGAACTCATTATCAGCATGACAACTAAAAGAAAAAAGCTGTTTGAAACACCGGTTGGTAGATTTTCTTATTTATATTGCCACAAAAAAGTTTTCAACATTGGGATTAATCTTGAACATGCTGGTGATCAAAAGAAAATTCTAATTGCCTCCCCTGAGAAGGCGTTGAGCGATATCATTGCAACCCAGACTCATATTTCATCGGAAAAGGAAATGAAGGAATTTCTTGAATTAATGAGATTGGATTATGGTGGTATCAAAAAATTTGACTCATCCTTATTAGAAGAAATCAAGGCCAGATATAAAAGGCAAAGTATGAAACTGCTGCTTAATTGCTTAAAGGAATATTATGTTTGA
- a CDS encoding nucleotidyl transferase AbiEii/AbiGii toxin family protein produces the protein MFDEKIEQMLGRYELLTVHDHENALKEIIQEIVLLGLWRSKFYEKAVFYGGSALRILHKLDRFSEDLDFSLIQPENTFDIKKYFGAVKSELELWGFEVSTEEKTKKNESTIESAFIKANTLIHLLKIDSNLKTHKNAVMKIKLEIDQEPAIGFTSDLKYHLHPIPFTIKTMTLPSLFAGKMHALLCRTVRTNIKGRDWYDLIWFVKNNIPCELYYLKNKMVQTGHFDLSEVLDKEKIVELLSEKIKEIDFSLAKKDVEPFLKNSRQKDELNLWSNAFFNDYLIQEIGVQTSH, from the coding sequence ATGTTTGATGAAAAAATTGAACAAATGTTAGGCAGGTATGAATTACTTACGGTTCATGATCACGAGAATGCTCTCAAAGAGATCATACAAGAAATCGTGTTGCTTGGTTTATGGCGGTCAAAATTTTATGAAAAGGCTGTTTTTTATGGTGGAAGCGCATTACGAATTCTGCATAAGCTGGACCGTTTCTCTGAGGATCTGGATTTTTCACTAATTCAACCTGAAAATACTTTTGATATTAAAAAATACTTCGGTGCAGTAAAATCAGAATTGGAATTATGGGGTTTTGAGGTTTCCACAGAAGAAAAGACCAAGAAGAATGAAAGCACTATTGAATCAGCTTTCATTAAAGCAAATACATTGATTCATTTATTAAAAATTGATTCAAATTTAAAGACCCACAAAAATGCTGTGATGAAGATAAAATTGGAAATTGATCAGGAACCGGCTATCGGATTTACAAGTGACCTTAAATATCATCTCCACCCCATTCCGTTTACCATTAAAACCATGACATTGCCGAGTTTGTTTGCAGGCAAAATGCATGCCTTGTTATGCCGTACTGTAAGGACCAACATTAAAGGCCGAGACTGGTATGATTTAATCTGGTTTGTGAAGAATAATATTCCATGTGAGTTATATTATCTTAAGAATAAAATGGTACAAACAGGCCATTTCGATTTGTCAGAGGTGTTAGATAAAGAAAAAATTGTTGAATTGTTATCTGAAAAAATTAAGGAGATTGATTTTTCTTTGGCAAAAAAAGATGTTGAACCATTTTTGAAAAATTCAAGACAAAAGGATGAATTGAATCTTTGGTCTAATGCATTTTTTAACGATTATTTGATTCAGGAAATTGGTGTCCAGACAAGTCATTAA
- a CDS encoding helix-turn-helix transcriptional regulator: MALKSETFSERVRKVRSQLDLSQEELAHAIGVSFATVNRWENGKTLPSKLARVSFQNFCATMKRQGMLKDDQV, translated from the coding sequence ATGGCCCTAAAATCAGAAACATTTTCTGAACGTGTAAGAAAGGTACGCAGCCAGTTAGACCTGAGTCAGGAAGAGCTTGCTCATGCCATTGGTGTCAGTTTTGCCACGGTGAACCGGTGGGAGAATGGAAAGACTTTGCCATCCAAGCTGGCCAGAGTATCGTTTCAAAATTTTTGTGCCACCATGAAAAGACAGGGAATGCTTAAAGATGACCAGGTCTGA